Proteins from a genomic interval of Nostoc sp. TCL240-02:
- a CDS encoding ABC transporter substrate-binding protein, with product MTNKKENLKLLISLGLAGVMVAAILWVIRQLSSSIVITSLNNPTSSSSEVKNKPPLMNLGTRILLKVQTYPDKADGVKAFEQKDFTTAVQKFSASLKNNPNDPETLIYLNNAKIARDKYSALKVAVIASINFDSNLSEEILRGVAQAQNEINNQGGIDGKKLQIVIASAENREDFARLDNELFQDKSIVAAVGVRRNAAIYNEKHLVLVFPVERPTQAENQEKLDNNAVSSEPNSSTTNYLFHVNPLYDNLVDTHARYIARQGRNVAICGDIRSSRDNSGSSSNQILVEQYTQALQKYGSKVISTPCNLADKDLDYRAFVDKVIETENASGFLLLPSVRNIYFATKVAQEVKGRKPLFASETMYSSTTLQNGTDLEGMVLPVYWHRDANKDNPFAENAFKLWNARVNQRTAGAYDALQVIITGLKQDNTREGLQKVLSNRDFSTSGATGMIKFSPSGERQGEALLVKIARCERCSSGTDYDFALLNKK from the coding sequence ATGACAAATAAAAAAGAGAACCTGAAGTTGCTTATTTCTTTGGGGCTGGCTGGAGTAATGGTAGCAGCTATTTTGTGGGTAATTAGGCAACTTTCTTCTAGTATCGTAATAACATCATTAAACAACCCCACATCTAGTTCAAGTGAAGTTAAGAATAAGCCTCCATTGATGAATTTGGGTACAAGAATTTTGTTGAAAGTGCAAACATACCCTGATAAAGCAGATGGAGTTAAAGCTTTTGAGCAAAAAGATTTTACCACTGCTGTTCAAAAGTTTAGCGCTTCCTTAAAAAATAATCCTAATGACCCAGAAACTCTAATTTATTTAAATAACGCTAAAATTGCACGAGATAAGTATAGCGCTCTAAAAGTTGCTGTGATAGCATCAATTAATTTTGACTCTAACTTATCAGAAGAAATTTTGCGTGGTGTAGCTCAAGCTCAAAATGAAATTAATAACCAAGGAGGAATTGATGGTAAGAAGCTGCAAATTGTGATTGCCAGTGCTGAGAATAGAGAAGATTTTGCACGATTAGATAATGAATTATTTCAAGACAAGAGCATTGTGGCAGCAGTGGGAGTTAGACGTAATGCTGCAATTTATAATGAAAAGCACTTGGTGTTAGTCTTTCCTGTCGAGCGCCCAACTCAAGCCGAAAATCAAGAAAAGTTAGATAATAATGCAGTAAGTAGTGAGCCAAATAGTTCCACAACTAACTACTTATTTCATGTAAATCCGCTATATGATAATTTAGTAGATACTCATGCTCGCTACATTGCTCGACAAGGAAGAAATGTTGCTATTTGTGGCGATATTCGTAGCTCAAGAGATAATTCAGGTTCATCATCTAATCAGATACTTGTAGAACAGTACACTCAAGCTCTCCAAAAATATGGAAGTAAGGTTATTAGTACACCTTGCAATTTGGCAGATAAAGATTTGGACTATAGAGCTTTTGTAGATAAAGTTATAGAAACAGAAAACGCCAGTGGCTTTTTACTATTACCTTCAGTCAGAAATATATATTTTGCCACCAAAGTAGCACAAGAGGTTAAAGGCAGGAAACCTCTCTTTGCTTCCGAAACTATGTACAGTTCAACAACTTTGCAAAATGGCACCGATCTCGAAGGAATGGTACTACCTGTGTATTGGCATCGTGATGCTAATAAAGATAATCCATTTGCAGAAAATGCCTTTAAGCTTTGGAATGCACGGGTAAATCAGAGAACAGCCGGAGCTTATGATGCACTCCAAGTAATTATCACTGGACTGAAACAAGATAACACTCGCGAAGGGTTGCAAAAGGTATTGTCTAATCGTGATTTTTCAACTTCTGGAGCCACAGGAATGATTAAGTTTTCGCCTTCAGGTGAGCGCCAAGGAGAAGCTTTACTAGTCAAAATCGCGCGTTGTGAGCGTTGTTCTTCTGGAACTGATTATGATTTTGCCCTCTTGAATAAGAAGTAA
- a CDS encoding M20 family metallopeptidase: MLTHIKDLATKLAPRLIEIRRHIHSHPELSGQEYQTAAFVAGVLSSSGLHVQEGVGKTGVVGELQGTGQNDRLLAIRTDMDALPIQEGTNLEYASRAEGVMHACGHDVHTTVGLGTAMVLSQMAEELGGKMRFLFQPAEEIAQGASWMVKDGAMENVSAVLGVHVFPSIPAGSIGVRYGALTAAADDLEILIMGESGHGARPHEAIDAIWIACQVITALQQAISRTQNPLRPVVLSIGKINGGRAPNIIADKVQLLGTVRSLHPETRAHLPNWIENIVSNVCQTYGANYQVNYRQGVPSVQNDYALTQLLQSAAEEAWSSDRVQVLPEPSLGAEDFSMYLEHAPGSMFRLGVGYKERIINHPLHHPQFEVDEAAIITGVVTMAYAAYKYCQQDV, translated from the coding sequence ATGCTTACCCATATTAAAGACTTAGCAACAAAACTAGCGCCTCGCTTGATTGAAATTCGCCGCCACATCCACTCTCACCCAGAACTCAGTGGTCAGGAGTACCAAACAGCAGCCTTCGTAGCGGGTGTTTTGTCTTCCAGTGGTCTGCATGTACAAGAGGGAGTTGGCAAAACGGGCGTAGTTGGAGAACTCCAAGGCACTGGTCAAAATGACCGTTTATTGGCAATTCGCACAGATATGGATGCCTTGCCAATTCAAGAAGGGACAAATTTAGAATACGCCTCTCGCGCCGAGGGTGTTATGCACGCTTGTGGTCACGATGTCCATACCACAGTGGGATTAGGAACAGCAATGGTGCTGTCACAAATGGCAGAGGAGTTGGGTGGGAAAATGCGGTTTTTATTTCAGCCAGCCGAGGAAATTGCTCAAGGTGCAAGCTGGATGGTGAAAGATGGGGCAATGGAAAACGTCTCGGCTGTATTAGGGGTTCATGTTTTTCCTTCTATACCCGCAGGATCTATTGGCGTGCGTTACGGGGCATTGACAGCCGCCGCAGATGATTTAGAAATTCTAATTATGGGAGAATCTGGACATGGGGCGCGTCCTCATGAGGCCATTGATGCAATTTGGATTGCTTGCCAAGTCATTACTGCATTGCAACAAGCCATCAGCCGAACGCAGAACCCCTTGCGTCCTGTAGTATTAAGCATAGGGAAAATTAACGGTGGCAGAGCGCCCAATATAATTGCGGATAAAGTGCAGTTATTGGGAACCGTGCGATCGCTCCATCCCGAAACTCGCGCTCATCTCCCTAACTGGATTGAAAACATTGTATCTAATGTTTGCCAGACCTACGGAGCAAACTATCAAGTGAATTATCGCCAGGGCGTACCCAGCGTTCAAAATGATTATGCCTTGACGCAATTATTACAATCAGCCGCAGAAGAAGCTTGGAGTAGCGATCGCGTTCAAGTTTTACCCGAACCTTCCCTTGGTGCTGAAGATTTTTCTATGTATTTGGAACATGCCCCTGGTTCCATGTTTCGCTTGGGTGTAGGCTACAAAGAAAGAATCATTAACCACCCATTACACCATCCCCAATTTGAAGTTGATGAAGCTGCCATTATCACCGGGGTTGTAACTATGGCTTATGCCGCTTATAAATATTGTCAACAAGATGTTTAA
- a CDS encoding pentapeptide repeat-containing protein has protein sequence MKFKIVATVVLLACFGFAEQALALNQLDLDQLKATNACPRCSLNGADLTQLNLTGANLRGADLSGATLSKANLTNADLTGANLEGAILNSVNLMGASLTGANLKSASLENADLSYAGFISANLEAANLKDAKLQFTNFRGANFRLTTMSNGVVTSDMPYEWSLERQKTRECNKFKPENTPGTTCYSK, from the coding sequence ATGAAATTTAAGATTGTTGCTACCGTCGTTTTGTTAGCTTGTTTTGGGTTTGCAGAGCAGGCCCTGGCGTTAAATCAACTAGATTTGGATCAGTTGAAGGCAACAAATGCCTGTCCAAGGTGTAGTTTGAATGGTGCTGACCTAACTCAACTGAATTTAACTGGAGCAAATTTGCGAGGGGCTGACTTGAGTGGTGCAACATTATCTAAAGCTAATCTTACCAATGCCGATCTCACCGGTGCAAATTTAGAAGGTGCGATCCTGAATTCTGTCAATCTTATGGGTGCTTCCTTAACCGGAGCAAATTTGAAATCAGCATCCCTGGAAAACGCTGATTTATCTTATGCCGGTTTCATCAGCGCCAATTTGGAAGCAGCAAACTTAAAAGATGCTAAATTGCAGTTTACCAATTTTCGGGGGGCTAACTTCCGACTAACAACAATGTCTAATGGTGTAGTCACCTCAGATATGCCTTATGAATGGTCGTTAGAACGTCAAAAGACCAGAGAATGTAACAAGTTCAAACCCGAAAATACTCCAGGTACAACCTGTTATTCCAAATAA
- a CDS encoding hemerythrin domain-containing protein, with product MVATLDDTKRNAIAVKLASIKALQQLVIENEQSLLREGLDAEIADRIRNFLKDDEKNIGVLETVIGQYGIQAEPKKNVTQFIEKARELFKSSELSLYEKVSQHELLKHQLVMSGLIVHKAAQKVGADVLLAIAPLNTINFENRAHQEQLKGILEILGVRELTGQDADQGIWARVQDAMAAVSGVVGSAVTQSSDKKDLNIQDAIRLDHNKVNTLFTELLQSNNPQKIQEYFGQIYKDLTAHAEAEEEVVYPRVRPFYGQDNTQELFDEQAHTKQALEEIKALSPSLPLFKEKVKQLMDALGDHIRQEESTMFAAIRNNLSTEQSEQLATEFKAAKTRIQKKLGVVNEANA from the coding sequence ATGGTAGCTACTTTAGATGATACGAAACGCAATGCTATTGCTGTGAAATTGGCAAGTATTAAAGCACTTCAACAATTGGTGATCGAAAATGAGCAATCGCTTTTGAGAGAAGGACTCGATGCCGAAATTGCCGATCGCATCCGAAATTTTCTCAAAGATGATGAAAAAAATATTGGCGTTCTGGAAACTGTAATTGGTCAGTATGGCATTCAGGCTGAACCAAAAAAAAATGTTACACAATTCATTGAAAAAGCTCGTGAATTGTTCAAAAGTTCTGAGTTGAGCCTGTATGAAAAAGTATCTCAGCATGAATTGCTGAAACATCAACTAGTAATGAGTGGTTTGATAGTTCACAAGGCTGCTCAAAAAGTTGGTGCTGACGTTTTGCTAGCGATCGCACCTTTGAACACCATTAACTTTGAAAATCGCGCTCACCAAGAGCAACTCAAAGGTATTTTAGAAATTTTGGGTGTCCGTGAACTAACTGGACAAGATGCAGATCAAGGAATTTGGGCACGTGTTCAAGACGCTATGGCCGCAGTCAGTGGTGTGGTAGGTAGTGCTGTAACCCAAAGTAGTGACAAAAAGGATCTGAATATTCAAGATGCCATCCGCCTCGATCACAACAAGGTAAACACCCTGTTCACCGAATTGCTACAAAGCAACAATCCCCAGAAGATCCAAGAGTACTTCGGTCAAATTTATAAGGATCTAACTGCTCACGCGGAAGCTGAAGAGGAAGTAGTCTATCCAAGAGTACGTCCTTTCTACGGTCAAGATAACACCCAAGAATTGTTTGACGAGCAAGCTCATACAAAGCAGGCGTTAGAAGAAATTAAGGCTCTTAGCCCATCTTTACCCCTATTTAAAGAGAAAGTCAAACAGCTGATGGATGCTCTTGGCGATCATATTCGTCAAGAAGAAAGCACGATGTTTGCTGCCATTCGCAACAATTTAAGCACTGAGCAAAGTGAGCAACTGGCTACTGAGTTCAAAGCTGCTAAGACCCGAATTCAAAAAAAGCTAGGTGTTGTTAACGAAGCGAATGCATAG